The Salmo salar chromosome ssa06, Ssal_v3.1, whole genome shotgun sequence genome window below encodes:
- the wizb gene encoding protein Wiz isoform X1, with translation MELEGDSLSPRDSFTSVSSYGPPPSFSAQDTATHNFLNHTLQVSDELTFSGSPWSSGGNGDFERTGGPLSQVESGRSAQRSIRPSAFPSSLTWDSDSEKETLDEEELQHFSNPHGLAAHSPGSPSSGLRPDSEDDQALEQLQHLPTETNLLSPVERDQDKPNTHREEPKKAQPSSKECKHDGEQVVDDRVWNVSEKAELFQSKVTSKEGRKIEEEGEEEDLTGKDKEPERDVYTFPGDSDTESPPPAPWAHCTFIQRRKKKRALLRPFSGQGSWERTSTGAGKKARCASSRAKSLGPVKVSGGAYNFKENLEKATEDLEKVEEEKGGEEEGGGEGELGEEIFTCVECSIYFKKQVYLQDHMQEHSHSRPGAGRRERGVKGARFRCVECGWNLSNRLALADHHRRHQESRQKILEEIGKLSDSRKGETTQGEPSKVTKPASPVLEPFVAPVMTPAPVPFTEPVPAPFTEPDPAPFTEPDPAPFTKPDPVPVPVRATGKARAKTPVKAKVKGPANRRYLCLKCDFSTRTSQALANHAKTHNRKPTGLQRASPRFQPKLTPMEPPVSPGSASGLTSISLTCDQCAFQASSQTALKDHQHVAHPAQTSICGEGPEEINRPGSRIDASSPPCSDKLSKPVSPPEGQSQSKASKSSSSWISAMEDSDIQPQPSNTATAPQRREIAFKTIGNKRANRRGKAGTELLRSNPKLDSGPPETDDAQSQGQSPDLATDINQKETESLVGSKPLTRARSLRDDSSLKQQSLTASSSTEGKPVKEEEEDGETKVAFEKKSNKVFAAENDDDDDNDDHDEEEEEENIRRFLAEGISDEDYEEIDEETGTLKSVERKCPYCPDRFHNGIGLANHVRGHLNRVGVSYNVRHFISPEEVNAIEKKFSYQKKKKKVANFDPDTFSVMRCEFCNAGFDTRAGLSSHARAHLRDFGITNWEVTVSPIHILRELFSSRPDLVLPTAPPRSPASDEEEEEDLETEEEEPGEGEGSEEATGATVSNLLPSSPSQPWEKDHSVGEPEGGEEEEQMPALDSLTSSPGRKGLFSLDPESPSPRDEADIKVSNLLKCEVCSAPFETRRGLSSHARSHLRQLGIGMSESSGAPIDLLYQITKERGLDGHFPPPLPRPPVAKKPLHVLPTPRKEERYQDTDMDEKPIPLSIPSPVASPPPSSLIRACSPSPVVRKAPISSLLPVSSPLRCLDHKPGGVKSTTSNLSAKPFWAPQETDAPLNLTLEVDPNKDIVCQLCGAWFETRKGLSSHARAHLRHFGVEYSESKGSPIDLLNQLIHTDDFKHRASALQPEGPQGLRGLTASLSSPKRSLLTTSSTPLLYKVTTMGGGSGSKATSSSASSMFGPPSKRPKSSKVQVFRLSGGELTPIPQSEPVKEIGCEFCGEYFENRKGLSSHARSHLRQMGITEWTVNGSPIDTLRELITRRGLPCALPLKPLKSPPPSPGPPRSPLSSPASPSLLSRLPFAFANPPSHQSTVRKMGSAPPASPSLIVKLKPEPMQLEVTMPGAVGGAAGYSSEPLNCSWSSSDNMLPLNLVTAHEVEPTRDIRCEFCGEYFENRKGLSSHARSHLRQMGITEWTVNGSPIDTLRELMHKNGGTSSPAPGLKKETSQGSSPTWEGLVGGLGYQSPKFSRKSPLNLLHSGSRLHKHGLGAVGLSSTPPAGKFFAVSLLGKRPMSEEGRPVERSPSHPQSFSPLPHDLSIKGKSSPDKNAGGHLDANCELCGFYFENRKALASHARAHLRQFGVTEWCVNGSPIETLSAWMRSRPHKVVEMHRSYMQGSNRSTSKKKSSSSLSPSSDSDLLPPVPSQKHSSSSQWAALGLAQARRVGRELTLASPRAAEGDAGLTPPSRPSHSSHSPSPARLSNTLPPHTQVARSELNVRLPRGFERRPLKHPSHSEGGERDSGTPKPPRTGTIPALVPKPPTTPLVKVVGKIYSLRCRFCEVEFQGPLSVQEDWIRHLQQHILNLNYSKPAPSATDPPAQDHNPTPTSTSVPATTSSFTTTPAPTSTPPSIHTHTIAPTVLPPCSPSPPPMAESSPIVTATPMATASAESTLTPILIPIPTPAL, from the exons aTGGAGCTAGAGGGGGATTCTCTTTCCCCCAGGGATTCCTTCACCTCAGTGAGCAGCTATGGGCCACCACCCTCATTCTCAGCACAGGACACCGCAACCCACAACTTCCTAAATCACACCTTACAG GTTTCAGACGAGCTCACCTTCAGTGGGAGCCCATGGTCCAGTGGTGGCAATGGGGACTTTGAGAGGACCGGAGGCCCTCTATCCCAGGTGGAATCAGGGAGGAGTGCACAGAGGAGCATCAGACCCTCAGCCTTTCCCTCCTCCCTGACCTGGGACTCTGACTCTGAGAAAGAGACACTAGACG AGGAGGAGCTACAGCACTTTTCTAACCCTCATGGTCTGGCCGCTCACAGCCCAGGATCCCCCTCCTCTGGACTCAG ACCTGACAGTGAGGATGACCAAGCACTTGAACAACTGCAGCACTTACCCACTGAGACAAACCTACTCAGCCCTGTGGAGCGGGACCAAGACAAgcctaacacacacagagaggagccaAAGAAGGCCCAACCCAGTTCAAAAGAATGTAAGCATGATGGGGAGCAAG TGGTAGATGACAGAGTCTGGAATGTATCGGAGAAAGCTGAACTGTTTCAGTCCAAAGTGACATCAAAGGAGGGGCGCAAAattgaggaggaaggagaggaagaggacctGACAGGGAAGGACAAGGAGCCTGAGCGGGATGTGTACACCTTTCCTGGGGACTCAGACACAGAGAGCCCCCCACCAGCACCATGGGCACACTGCACTTTCATCCAGCGTCGGAAGAAGAAGAGGGCCCTGCTCAGGCCCTTCTCTGGCCAGGGCTCCTGGGAACGCACATCAACAGGAGCTGGGAAGAAGGCAAGGTGTGCTTCCTCAAGAGCAAAGAGCTTGGGGCCAGTGAAGGTGAGTGGAGGGGCCTATAACTTTAAGGAGAACTTGGAAAAGGCAAcagaggatctggagaaggtaGAAGAGGAAAAAGgtggtgaagaagaaggaggaggagagggagagcttgGTGAAGAGATTTTCACCTGTGTGGAATGTAGCATTTACTTCAAGAAGCAGGTCTACCTGCAGGATCACATGCAAGAGCACAGTCATAGCAGGCCAGGGGCTGGCAGGAGGGAGCGCGGAGTGAAGGGCGCGCGATTTCGGTGCGTGGAGTGTGGATGGAACCTGTCAAACAGGCTGGCTCTGGCAGACCACCACAGACGACACCAGGAGTCTCGTCAGAAGATCCTGGAGGAGATTGGGAAGCTGAGTGACAGCAGGAAAGGAGAGACTACGCAGGGTGAGCCGAGCAAGGTGACCAAACCTGCAAGCCCAGTCCTAGAACCATTTGTAGCTCCAGTCATGACTCCAGCTCCAGTCCCATTCACAGAGCCAGTCCCAGCTCCATTCACAGAGCCAGATCCAGCTCCATTCACAGAGCCAGATCCAGCTCCATTCACAAAGCCAGATCCAGTTCCAGTTCCAGTCCGGGCCACAGGAAAAGCTCGAGCCAAAACCCCAGTCAAAGCAAAGGTCAAAGGCCCAGCCAATCGTCGCTATCTCTGCCTCAAGTGTGACTTCAGTACACGCACCTCACAGGCATTGGCCAACCATGCCAAGACCCACAACAGAAAACCTACTGGTCTGCAGCGAGCCTCTCCGCGCTTTCAGCCAAAGCTCACTCCTATGGAGCCGCCTGTGTCACCTGGATCTGCCTCTGGCCtgacctctatctctctcacttgTGATCAGTGTGCCTTCCAGGCCTCCAGTCAAACTGCTCTGAAGGATCACCAACACGTGGCTCACCCCGCGCAGACCTCCATCTGTGGGGAAGGGCCTGAAGAGATTAACCGTCCAGGGTCCAGAATTGATGCCTCCTCTCCACCATGTTCTGATAAGCTTTCTAAGCCTGTCTCTCCACCAGAAGGCCAAAGCCAGTCAAAGGCCAGTAAGTCTTCCTCTAGTTGGATCTCTGCTATGGAGGATAGTGACATACAGCCCCAACCATCAAACACTGCTACAGCTCCCCAGCGTAGAGAGATAGCCTTTAAGACCATCGGGAACAAGAGGGCAAATAGGAGAGGGAAGGCGGGGACAGAACTCCTTCGGTCAAATCCAAAACTGGACAGCGGGCCACCTGAGACCGATGATGCACAAAGCCAGGGCCAGAGCCCTGACCTGGCAACCGATATAAACCAAAAAGAGACTGAATCACTTGTTGGATCCAAACCGCTCACCAGGGCTCGATCCCTCCGAG ATGACTCCTCTCTAAAACAACAGAGCCTCACAGCCTCAAGCTCTACAGAAGGGAAGCCCGtgaaggaagaggaagaggacggGGAGACAAAGGTTGCTTTTGAAAAGAAAAGTAACAAGGTTTTTGCTGCTGAaaatgacgatgatgatgacaaCGATGATCATgacgaagaagaggaagaggagaatatCCGGCGTTTCCTAGCGGAGGGCATATCAGATGAGGATTATGAGGAGATTGATGAGGAGACGGGGACCCTGAAGAGCGTGGAGAGGAAATGCCCCTACTGCCCTGATCGCTTCCACAACGGCATCGGGCTGGCCAATCACGTGAGGGGCCACCTCAACCGAGTGGGCGTCAGCTACAATGTGCGCCACTTCATATCCCCTGAGGAGGTCAATGCCATTGAGAAGAAGTTCTCCtaccagaagaagaagaaaaaag TTGCCAACTTTGACCCGGATACGTTCAGTGTGATGCGCTGTGAGTTCTGCAATGCTGGCTTTGACACCCGGGCTGGCCTGTCCAGCCACGCCAGGGCACACCTGCGGGACTTTGGGATTACTAACTGGGAGGTGACTGTCTCGCCCATCCATATCCTCCGGGAGCTCTTCTCCAGTCGCCCAGACCTGGTCCTCCCCACAGCCCCCCCACGCAGTCCAGCCtcagacgaggaggaggaggaagacctggagacggaggaggaagaaccaggggaaggggaagggagtGAAGAGGCAACAGGTGCTACAGTCTCCAACCTACTGCCATCGTCACCTTCTCAGCCTTGGGAGAAAGACCACAGCGTTGGTgagcctgaag gcggggaggaggaagagcagatgcCAGCACTGGACAGCTTGACCTCCAGCCCAGGGAGGAAGGGTCTGTTTTCCCTAGACCCAGAGAGCCCCTCCCCGAGGGATGAAGCTGACATCAAGG TGTCCAACCTGTTAAAGTGTGAGGTGTGCAGTGCCCCCTTTGAGACGAGGCGGGGCCTATCTAGTCACGCGCGTTCCCACCTGCGCCAGCTGGGCATCGGCATGTCGGAGAGCAGCGGGGCACCCATCGACCTCCTCTACCAGATCACCAAGGAGCGCGGTCTGGATGGGCacttcccccctcccctcccccggcCCCCCGTCGCCAAGAAGCCCCTTCACGTCCTGCCAACCCCACGGAAAGAGGAGAGATATCAAGACACAGACATGGACGAGaaacccatccctctctccatcccctcccctgtggcctcccctcccccctcctccctcatcaGGGCCTGCTCCCCTTCTCCTGTGGTGAGGAAGGCCCCCATCTCCTCCCTGCTGCCTGTGTCCTCCCCCCTGCGCTGTCTGGACCATAAGCCTGGAGGGGTGAAGAGCACCACCTCTAACCTCTCTGCCAAACCCTTCTGGGCTCCACAGGAGACTGATGCCCCACTCAACCTCA CATTGGAGGTGGACCCCAACAAGGACATAGTGTGCCAGCTGTGTGGCGCCTGGTTCGAGACGCGGAAGGGCCTGTCCAGCCATGCCCGAGCCCACCTGCGTCACTTTGGGGTGGAGTACTCGGAGTCCAAAGGTTCCCCCATAGACCTCCTCAACCAGCTCATTCACACTGATGACTTCAAGCACAGAGCCAGTGCCCTGCAGCCTGAGGGGCCCCAGGGGCTCAGGGGCCTCAcagccagcctctcctctcccaaaCGCTCCCTCCTCACCACCTCCTCCACACCTCTCCTCTACAAGGTCACTACGATGGGGGGCGGATCTGGGTCCAAAGCTACCTCTTCCTCAGCTTCCTCAATGTTTGGCCCGCCCTCCAAACGTCCCAAGTCCTCCAAAGTACAGGTCTTCCGTTTGAGTGGCGGGGAACTCACACCCATCCCCCAGA GTGAACCGGTGAAGGAGATCGGCTGTGAGTTCTGTGGGGAGTACTTTGAAAACCGTAAAGGTCTCTCCAGTCACGCGCGTTCCCACCTGCGCCAGATGGGCATCACAGAGTGGACAGTCAACGGTTCCCCCATAGACACCCTGCGAGAGCTGATCACACGTCGAGGTCTACCATGCGCCCTGCCCCTCAAGCCCCTAaaatctccccctccatcccccggACCCCCTCGCTCCCCCTTGTCCTCCCCTGCCTCGCCCAGCCTCCTGAGTCGCCTCCCTTTTGCCTTCGCCAACCCACCCAGCCACCAGTCCACAGTGCGTAAGATGGGCTCAGCTCCACCGGCCTCCCCTAGCCTGATAGTCAAGCTGAAGCCTGAGCCTATGCAGCTGGAAGTCACCATGCCAGGAGCGGTGGGGGGAGCAGCGGGATACTCCTCTGAGCCACTGAATTGCAGCTGGAGCAGCTCCGACAATATGCTCCCTCTCAACTTGG TCACAGCCCATGAAGTAGAGCCCACTCGGGACATCCGCTGTGAGTTCTGTGGGGAGTACTTTGAGAACCGTAAAGGTCTCTCCAGCCACGCCCGTTCCCACCTGCGCCAGATGGGCATCACAGAGTGGACAGTCAACGGTTCCCCCATAGACACCCTGAGAGAACTCATGCACAAGAATGGGGGCACCTCGTCCCCAGCCCCGGGGCTGAAGAAGGAGACCAGCCAGGGGTCCAGCCCCACCTGGGAAGGCCTGGTGGGGGGCCTGGGTTACCAGTCGCCCAAGTTCTCCCGCAAATCCCCCCTCAATCTGCTGCACTCTGGCTCCCGTCTCCATAAGCACGGCCTGGGGGCGGTgggcctctcctccacccctcccgcCGGGAAGTTTTTTGCGGTGTCCCTGCTGGGTAAGAGACCCATGTCGGAGGAGGGCCGTCCAGTTGAGAGATCACCATCCCACCCCCAGTCCTTTTCGCCCCTGCCACATGACCTCTCCATCAAAGGGAAGTCCTCTCCAGACAAGAATGCCGGAGGGCACCTGG ATGCCAACTGTGAGCTGTGTGGGTTCTACTTTGAGAACCGCAAGGCGCTGGCTAGTCACGCGCGGGCCCACCTGCGGCAGTTTGGCGTGACAGAGTGGTGTGTGAACGGTTCGCCCATCGAGACGCTGAGTGCCTGGATGCGCAGCCGGCCCCACAAGGTGGTGGAGATGCACCGCAGCTACATGCAGGGCTCCAACCGCTCCACCTCCAAGAAG AAAAGCAGCTCGTCTCTCTCCCCATCATCcgactctgacctcctcccccCCGTGCCCTCCCagaagcattcctcctcctcccagtgGGCGGCTCTGGGGCTGGCCCAGGCCAGACGGGTAGGCCGGGAGCTCACCCTGGCATCACCCCGGGCAGCAGAGGGTGATGCAGGTCTCACTCCCCCCTCCCGACCCAGCCACAGCAGTCACAGTCCCAGCCCCGCCCGACTCTccaacaccctccctccccacacacagGTGGCCCGCAGCGAGCTCAACGTGCGCCTGCCCAGAG GCTTTGAGCGGCGACCTCTTAAACACCCCTCCCactcagagggaggagagagggacagtggcACCCCCAAGCCCCCTCGCACTGGCACCATTCCTGCCCTGGTGCCCAAACCCCCTACCACCCCCCTGGTCAAAGTGGTGGGAAAGATCTACTCCCTCAGGTGCCG GTTCTGTGAGGTGGAGTTCCAGGGTCCTCTCTCTGTGCAGGAGGACTGGATCCGCCACCTCCAGCAGCACATCCTCAACCTCAACTACAGCAAGCCTGCTCCCTCTGCCACGGACCCCCCAGCCCAAGAccacaacccaaccccaacctcaACCTCAGTCCCAGCCACTACCTCCAGCTTCACCACAACTCCTGCCCCCACCTCAACACCACCCTCCATCCACACCCACACCATAGCTCCTACTGTTCTCCCTCCTTGcagcccctctcctcccccaatgGCTGAGTCTTCTCCAATTGTCACTGCCACTCCAATGGCAACAGCCTCAGCAGAGTCCACCCTCACCCCAATCCTGATCCCCATCCCCACCCCGGCATTGTAA